The proteins below are encoded in one region of Terriglobales bacterium:
- a CDS encoding HPF/RaiA family ribosome-associated protein has protein sequence MNVHISYKLSKNSNVEREINLQIQKVRKRLQVFRPELVHLHAILEDQPARAGILVRLDLRLPSGDIATSNSAPTVTTAIKSAFDDLIQQITRHKARLRNHRQWPRRQKEGRAPEQVPFESTLAAVQAPKVSDEDISGYVNANLSRLQRFVERELRYRESLGELTPFQLRSEEVIDEAIANALSDGEKPEKLALEAWIYRLAVRAMNELPRRQRDSVDAVSLEEHPRRPQEELERHSDEAYVEFHQPDETITEENLIPNRSAASPEDTVASDEMLNLVERALRGTRREDREAFLLFGIEGFNVEEISAISGRSSQDVRHSINSAREHLRRNLSDPGQLRNKTFQQPRPV, from the coding sequence ATGAATGTCCACATCAGCTATAAACTTTCCAAGAACTCCAACGTCGAACGGGAAATCAACTTACAAATTCAAAAAGTGCGGAAAAGGCTGCAGGTTTTCCGTCCTGAGTTAGTTCATCTCCACGCCATTCTGGAAGACCAACCAGCCCGAGCTGGAATCCTTGTACGCTTGGACCTGCGGCTGCCTTCCGGAGACATCGCCACCAGCAACAGTGCGCCCACGGTCACTACCGCCATCAAGAGTGCCTTTGATGATCTGATTCAACAGATTACACGTCATAAAGCCCGGCTGCGCAATCATCGCCAGTGGCCACGCCGTCAGAAGGAGGGCCGTGCTCCGGAGCAGGTTCCGTTTGAAAGTACGCTCGCGGCAGTGCAGGCCCCCAAGGTCTCCGACGAGGACATCAGTGGATATGTGAATGCTAATCTCTCGCGACTCCAGCGCTTTGTCGAACGCGAGTTGCGCTACCGGGAGAGCCTGGGTGAGCTTACTCCCTTCCAGCTTCGCTCCGAAGAAGTGATCGACGAAGCCATCGCGAATGCTCTTAGCGACGGAGAAAAACCCGAGAAGCTCGCCTTGGAAGCCTGGATTTATCGCCTGGCGGTGCGCGCCATGAACGAATTGCCGCGTCGCCAGCGTGATAGCGTCGACGCGGTATCACTGGAAGAGCATCCCCGCCGGCCGCAGGAAGAGTTGGAGCGGCACAGCGACGAAGCTTACGTCGAGTTCCACCAACCGGATGAAACCATCACCGAAGAAAATCTGATTCCCAATCGTTCCGCCGCTTCCCCGGAAGACACGGTGGCCTCCGATGAGATGTTAAACCTGGTGGAACGCGCATTGCGTGGCACTCGGCGGGAAGACCGGGAAGCATTTCTACTGTTTGGGATTGAAGGGTTCAATGTTGAGGAAATATCTGCTATCAGCGGACGCTCGAGCCAGGACGTGCGTCATTCCATCAATTCTGCAAGAGAACATCTACGCCGGAACTTGTCCGATCCCGGCCAATTGAGGAACAAAACGTTTCAGCAACCTCGACCTGTTTAA
- a CDS encoding family 16 glycosylhydrolase, with product MIVSLGSSTAGAAIYYAVDGSTPSASSQQYQAPFLVASNLTVKAIAIAGGTSSTVTSQSFSANIPSGTLVWSEEFSNSTGTMAQPDPAIWTYDTGNSGFGNKELETYCAWGSSSSPCSTSNPSVYVGADGYLHIVAQQPTAGVYTSARLKTQGLFSFQYGRVEVRALVPEAQGFWPAVWLLGNNIATVNWPACGEQDVLERVNAAETPDWTIGSIHGTGFTGTALGTRYNFPSGQTAAQWHTYGMIWSPKSVEYYVDDPTKPYASFTPASLDGRSGAVWPFDAGQSFIILNLAIGGDWPGSPNAATPFPSEMLIDYVRIYAN from the coding sequence GTGATCGTGAGCCTAGGCTCATCGACCGCGGGAGCTGCTATCTACTACGCGGTTGACGGAAGCACGCCGAGTGCTTCTTCCCAGCAGTACCAGGCTCCGTTTCTGGTGGCCTCCAACCTGACGGTCAAAGCTATTGCCATCGCAGGAGGAACGTCCAGTACTGTCACGAGCCAGTCATTTTCAGCGAACATTCCGTCGGGAACCCTGGTTTGGAGCGAGGAGTTCTCGAATTCCACCGGCACCATGGCGCAGCCCGACCCTGCGATCTGGACGTACGACACTGGCAACAGCGGTTTTGGCAACAAGGAACTGGAGACTTATTGTGCCTGGGGATCGTCGAGCTCGCCCTGCAGCACGAGCAATCCCAGCGTATACGTTGGAGCAGACGGCTACCTGCATATCGTGGCGCAGCAGCCGACGGCGGGCGTGTATACATCGGCGAGGCTCAAGACCCAGGGCCTGTTCAGCTTCCAGTATGGGCGAGTGGAAGTACGAGCCCTGGTGCCGGAGGCGCAGGGCTTTTGGCCGGCAGTCTGGCTGTTGGGCAATAACATCGCCACCGTGAATTGGCCCGCCTGTGGCGAACAAGACGTGCTGGAGCGGGTGAACGCCGCCGAGACGCCCGACTGGACCATCGGCTCCATTCATGGGACCGGCTTCACCGGAACTGCGCTGGGCACCAGGTACAATTTTCCGAGCGGACAGACGGCGGCTCAGTGGCATACCTATGGCATGATCTGGTCGCCGAAAAGCGTGGAGTATTACGTGGACGATCCCACCAAGCCGTACGCGAGCTTCACGCCGGCCAGCCTTGACGGCCGAAGCGGGGCGGTCTGGCCCTTCGATGCGGGCCAAAGCTTCATCATTCTGAATCTCGCCATTGGCGGAGACTGGCCTGGGTCGCCCAATGCAGCGACGCCATTTCCGTCAGAGATGCTGATTGACTACGTGCGGATCTATGCGAACTAG
- the mqnE gene encoding aminofutalosine synthase MqnE encodes MPGMATRHSFQTDDPQLRPIADKVFAGERLDGRDALALYATTDILALGWLANTVRERHHGNQTYFNVNRHLNPTNVCVAYCRLCAFGRKKDAPGAYTMALEEAWQAAASGYSEAVTEFHIVGGLHPDLPFQYFLDLIAGLKSRFPQVHLKAFTMVEVAYLAKRAKLSIRDTLVALKEAGVDSLPGGGAEIFAERVRHIICDHKIDGNQWLETARTAHELGLKSNATMLYGHIEGDDDRVDHLLKLRSLQDATQGFQTFIPLAFHPDNTPLSHLPWTTGFTDIKQMAVSRLVLDNFPHIKAYWQMLTPKIAQICLRFGADDIDGTVVEEKIYHDAGAATPQGLRRQELVRLIREAGREPIERDTLYRPVTRTDTTFTVAV; translated from the coding sequence ATGCCCGGGATGGCAACCAGACACTCGTTCCAGACGGACGATCCGCAACTTCGACCCATCGCGGACAAGGTGTTCGCCGGAGAGCGGCTCGATGGCCGGGACGCACTCGCGCTTTATGCCACCACGGACATCCTGGCACTAGGCTGGCTGGCGAATACAGTCCGGGAACGCCATCACGGCAACCAAACCTACTTCAACGTCAACCGCCACCTCAATCCGACCAATGTCTGTGTGGCCTATTGCCGTCTATGCGCTTTTGGCCGCAAGAAAGACGCCCCGGGCGCCTACACCATGGCGCTGGAGGAGGCTTGGCAGGCTGCCGCTTCAGGCTACTCGGAAGCCGTAACCGAGTTCCACATTGTCGGCGGATTGCATCCTGACCTGCCGTTTCAGTATTTCCTCGATCTGATCGCGGGCTTGAAGTCGCGCTTTCCGCAGGTTCACCTGAAAGCGTTCACGATGGTAGAAGTTGCTTATCTGGCCAAGCGCGCCAAGCTCAGCATTCGCGACACCCTCGTCGCACTGAAAGAAGCAGGAGTGGACTCACTTCCCGGCGGGGGCGCAGAGATCTTCGCAGAGCGCGTGCGGCATATCATCTGCGATCACAAAATTGATGGAAATCAGTGGCTGGAGACGGCTCGTACGGCGCATGAATTGGGACTGAAATCGAATGCCACGATGCTCTACGGCCACATCGAAGGCGACGATGACCGGGTGGACCATCTCCTCAAGCTGCGCTCGCTGCAGGACGCCACCCAAGGTTTCCAGACATTCATACCGCTGGCGTTTCATCCCGACAACACGCCACTGAGCCATCTTCCCTGGACCACCGGCTTTACGGATATCAAGCAGATGGCAGTTTCACGCCTGGTGCTGGACAACTTTCCTCATATCAAAGCCTACTGGCAGATGCTGACGCCCAAGATCGCGCAAATCTGTTTGCGATTCGGGGCAGATGATATCGACGGCACGGTGGTCGAGGAAAAGATCTATCACGACGCTGGCGCTGCCACTCCACAGGGCCTGCGCCGCCAGGAATTGGTGCGGCTGATCCGGGAAGCTGGACGGGAGCCGATCGAGCGCGACACGCTCTATCGGCCGGTGACTCGCACGGACACGACGTTTACCGTAGCCGTTTAG
- a CDS encoding EAL domain-containing response regulator, translated as MESKSHRVLIVDDDEQVSCSVAEYLRQSGYEVDCAAESESAEALLNSQRYSLVIADLALRDETLDGLHLVEAAAQRTPRPKIVALTGHVSRGTEEAARRRGADEFLAKPQPIHQLLGVVSRLVSEIDPLVEAGPASRCTNKSPLLKKLMAPGGTFPHVQPIYRVSSKGQRLAGLELLTRGPTSSPFERPDVLFDYVRRKGLEAEFDQHCIENGLTAISPVPGLLPISVNVHASTLSAGLHFAEWLKQTLEQHAIAPSRMTVEIVEHAPAWNQSTFLNSLDSLREAGIRIALDDIGLGHSNFKMLLDAQPDCFKVDRYFVQGCAMDRLRRAMIRSIANLAWEFGGYVVAEGIEEPNDRDALLSMQIQHMQGFLLCPGAQPLTECASRTNCCPGVASCPLPQTGSCLREQSLGRIV; from the coding sequence GTGGAAAGCAAATCGCATCGCGTGCTGATTGTGGACGACGACGAGCAGGTTTCTTGTTCGGTCGCCGAGTACCTGCGGCAATCAGGATATGAAGTGGATTGTGCCGCAGAATCCGAGTCCGCCGAAGCCCTGTTGAACAGTCAACGCTATTCTTTGGTTATCGCCGACCTGGCACTGCGCGATGAGACACTGGACGGCCTGCATCTGGTTGAGGCGGCTGCCCAACGCACCCCACGCCCCAAAATTGTGGCCTTGACCGGACACGTATCGCGGGGGACCGAAGAGGCAGCCCGCCGGCGGGGAGCGGACGAATTTCTGGCCAAGCCGCAGCCGATTCATCAGCTTCTCGGTGTAGTTAGCCGCCTGGTATCGGAAATCGATCCACTGGTCGAAGCCGGACCAGCTTCCAGGTGCACGAATAAGTCTCCTCTGTTGAAGAAATTAATGGCTCCGGGAGGAACCTTCCCCCACGTGCAGCCGATCTACCGTGTCAGCAGTAAAGGACAGAGGCTGGCAGGACTGGAACTGCTCACTCGGGGCCCCACCTCGAGTCCATTTGAGCGGCCCGATGTGCTGTTTGACTACGTTCGTCGCAAAGGTCTGGAAGCTGAATTCGACCAGCACTGCATTGAAAACGGACTGACCGCAATTTCCCCCGTTCCCGGCTTGCTTCCCATCTCGGTCAACGTGCACGCTTCCACACTGAGCGCCGGCCTGCATTTTGCGGAATGGCTGAAACAAACGCTGGAGCAACACGCCATAGCGCCCAGCCGAATGACTGTGGAAATCGTGGAGCATGCTCCCGCATGGAACCAAAGCACATTTCTCAATTCCCTGGACTCTCTGCGTGAGGCGGGCATAAGAATTGCTCTGGACGATATTGGACTGGGACACTCCAATTTCAAAATGCTTCTCGATGCTCAGCCCGACTGCTTCAAGGTTGATCGCTACTTCGTTCAGGGCTGCGCCATGGATCGCCTGCGTCGCGCAATGATCCGTTCAATCGCCAATCTGGCGTGGGAATTCGGCGGATATGTGGTAGCCGAAGGAATCGAAGAGCCGAACGACCGAGATGCCCTGCTGAGCATGCAGATTCAGCATATGCAAGGTTTTCTGTTATGTCCCGGCGCCCAGCCCCTCACGGAATGCGCTTCGCGGACAAACTGCTGCCCGGGGGTCGCGAGTTGCCCGCTTCCGCAGACGGGTTCGTGCTTGCGGGAACAATCATTAGGGCGAATCGTCTGA
- a CDS encoding LssY C-terminal domain-containing protein — protein sequence MRGVIRFIFLSSLFLPVGAAPQGFQIQDSGAPFSSKNPVTQTPGAPSEAQPQASTTASTPASAAKRKLSADVKVSAAQPWIDTGIDLAPGDKVQISADGALDYLGQKATPDGLTRGWKDLLRALPVNSAGLGALVARQTNDPASVPFLIGSKHEFSATQPGRLFLGVNQTANDASQGDYNVKIKVVPGQASSEPVSTTVSFDPALLHKLPRRVTDQQGHPGDMVNFLLLGSEARMKAAFEAGGWVPVDKTHEDAVLHAVLATLSKKAYTEMPMSELYLFGRSQDFGFARADPIEVVASRHHLRVWKAPFEVDGQTLWVGAATHDVGFEKDNRTGGLTHKIDANVDQERDFVAASLAGGGSVMAKNYLVPTDPLREASTATGGSFHSDGRILVMQLGR from the coding sequence ATGCGTGGCGTTATCCGATTTATATTCCTTTCGAGCTTGTTTCTTCCGGTTGGCGCAGCACCCCAGGGATTCCAGATCCAGGACTCAGGCGCGCCTTTCAGCTCGAAAAATCCAGTAACGCAGACTCCGGGTGCGCCGTCGGAGGCCCAACCTCAGGCCTCGACCACAGCTTCGACTCCAGCCTCAGCAGCGAAACGCAAGCTCTCCGCGGACGTGAAAGTCAGCGCGGCGCAGCCGTGGATCGATACCGGAATCGATCTCGCCCCGGGCGACAAGGTCCAGATCAGTGCCGACGGCGCACTCGATTATCTCGGCCAAAAAGCCACTCCCGATGGGCTGACACGAGGCTGGAAAGACTTGTTGCGCGCGCTTCCTGTAAACAGCGCGGGGTTGGGGGCGTTAGTTGCGCGCCAGACAAATGATCCGGCCTCGGTGCCTTTCCTGATCGGCAGCAAACATGAATTCAGCGCCACTCAGCCGGGCCGTCTTTTTCTCGGCGTCAACCAGACGGCCAATGATGCAAGCCAGGGAGACTACAACGTCAAGATCAAGGTGGTTCCCGGTCAGGCCAGCAGCGAGCCGGTCAGCACCACGGTCAGTTTCGATCCCGCTTTGTTACATAAGCTGCCGCGCAGGGTAACTGATCAGCAGGGACATCCAGGCGACATGGTTAATTTTCTTCTGCTTGGCTCGGAAGCCAGGATGAAAGCGGCTTTTGAAGCAGGAGGCTGGGTTCCGGTGGATAAAACCCACGAGGACGCGGTATTGCATGCGGTTCTGGCAACGCTCAGCAAGAAGGCTTACACCGAGATGCCAATGAGCGAGTTGTACTTGTTCGGGCGTTCCCAGGATTTTGGGTTCGCTCGTGCCGATCCCATCGAAGTAGTTGCATCGCGGCATCATTTGCGAGTGTGGAAGGCGCCATTTGAGGTGGACGGGCAAACGCTCTGGGTGGGTGCGGCCACGCACGATGTGGGTTTCGAGAAAGACAATCGCACGGGTGGCCTCACGCACAAGATTGACGCCAACGTCGACCAGGAGCGCGATTTCGTGGCGGCTAGCTTGGCTGGTGGAGGCAGCGTCATGGCCAAGAATTACCTTGTACCCACCGATCCCTTGCGCGAGGCGAGTACCGCTACCGGCGGCAGCTTCCACTCCGATGGACGAATCCTGGTGATGCAGTTGGGGCGCTGA
- a CDS encoding UbiA-like polyprenyltransferase yields the protein MALFRNIAVTLEMIKWEHSVFALPFALCGALLAAGGLPAGRQLVWIIVAMVAARSAAMAFNRLADASLDAANPRTRSRALPSGILSRQFVAGFVLVSSSIFVVAAAQLNRLAFYLSPLVLLILLLYSYTKRFTRWSHVVLGFVLGMAPAGAWIAIRGSLDPRILILTLAVTCWVAGFDVLYACQDCDFDRVHGLHSIPRYMGIRNALLVARLLHAIMLALLIAFVISFKLGAVAIAGVIAVALLLAYEHSLVSHHDLRRLNAAFFTMNGIISIVFLIFVAADVLGRR from the coding sequence TTGGCGCTGTTTCGCAACATCGCGGTGACGCTGGAGATGATCAAGTGGGAGCACTCTGTTTTCGCGCTTCCCTTTGCTCTCTGCGGTGCGTTGCTGGCGGCAGGAGGTTTGCCTGCGGGTCGCCAGTTGGTATGGATTATTGTCGCCATGGTTGCTGCGCGTTCGGCAGCCATGGCGTTTAATCGGCTTGCTGACGCTTCGCTTGATGCCGCGAATCCGCGTACGCGCAGCCGCGCGCTGCCTTCTGGGATTCTGTCGCGCCAGTTCGTAGCAGGATTTGTGCTGGTCTCCAGCAGCATCTTTGTCGTAGCCGCCGCCCAATTGAACCGCCTGGCCTTCTACCTTTCGCCCCTTGTGCTTCTGATTTTGCTGCTTTATTCCTACACGAAGCGATTCACGCGCTGGTCACACGTGGTGCTGGGATTCGTCCTGGGAATGGCTCCGGCCGGAGCCTGGATCGCGATCCGCGGTTCGCTCGATCCGCGCATCCTGATTCTTACCCTGGCCGTGACTTGCTGGGTGGCCGGGTTCGATGTGCTCTATGCCTGCCAGGATTGTGACTTCGACCGCGTGCATGGTCTTCATTCCATCCCTCGCTACATGGGTATACGTAATGCGCTGCTGGTAGCGCGTCTCCTGCACGCAATCATGCTGGCGCTCTTAATTGCCTTTGTCATTTCGTTCAAGCTGGGTGCAGTGGCGATTGCAGGAGTGATTGCGGTAGCGCTTCTGCTGGCCTACGAGCACTCGCTGGTTTCGCATCACGACCTTCGACGCCTCAACGCGGCATTCTTCACCATGAATGGAATCATCTCGATAGTGTTTCTGATCTTCGTTGCGGCGGATGTGTTGGGGCGGCGGTAA
- a CDS encoding protein-L-isoaspartate(D-aspartate) O-methyltransferase, giving the protein MVETQLRQRGIQDERVLDAMRCVPRHLFVPHEFEREAYADTPVPIGEAQTISQPYIVAYMLEALALQPQDKVLEIGTGSGYQTALLAELVSEVYSVERYASLLRRAGIILDRLGYQNIVLVEGDGSEGYGLGAPYDAITVGAAAPDIPHPLFEQLGEGGRLILPVGPPEMQELQLVLKRNQQAIVRQLEGCRFVPLIGRQGFSQGPAW; this is encoded by the coding sequence ATGGTGGAAACTCAGCTGCGGCAGAGAGGTATACAGGATGAGCGCGTGCTCGACGCCATGCGTTGCGTCCCGCGGCACTTGTTTGTTCCGCACGAGTTCGAGCGCGAAGCTTACGCAGACACTCCCGTTCCCATCGGTGAAGCGCAAACTATTTCCCAGCCCTACATCGTCGCGTACATGCTGGAAGCTCTGGCCTTGCAGCCTCAGGACAAGGTTCTGGAGATCGGTACCGGCTCCGGTTATCAAACCGCGCTGCTGGCCGAGTTGGTGAGTGAAGTTTATTCTGTAGAACGGTACGCAAGCCTTTTGCGGCGGGCCGGCATCATCCTGGATCGGCTGGGCTATCAAAACATTGTTCTCGTCGAGGGCGATGGGAGCGAGGGTTATGGTCTAGGGGCTCCGTACGACGCAATTACCGTCGGCGCCGCCGCCCCGGATATTCCACATCCCCTGTTCGAACAGCTAGGCGAGGGGGGGCGGCTGATCCTGCCCGTAGGACCGCCGGAAATGCAGGAGTTACAGCTCGTCCTAAAAAGAAACCAGCAGGCAATAGTTCGCCAACTGGAGGGATGCAGGTTCGTTCCGCTCATCGGCCGCCAGGGTTTTTCTCAGGGACCGGCGTGGTGA